ACCATCGTAAACACGGTATCCAGATGCATCATAGCGTGATTGTGGGGGATGTGTATGGCAATGACTGTTTCAAATGTTGATGCTGGATCGTTAAAGAGATGCTCCGCCAGAGTAAGCGCCGCTTCGCTAGTGGTTCTTTCTGAAATCCCAAGTGCCAGAGTGTGCTGATTGAGCACTAGTTCGTCACCACCTTCTAAGTGGGTCGGAAGGGTAGGTTGTAACCAGGTAGGAGTATCGTGAAAGCGCGGATGATGGTCGACAATCCAGGAGAAGATGAAGGATTCTGGTTTTCGGGCCGCAAAGGTCATCGGATTAATGGTAAATCCGTTGCCGAGGGTGGCCTGCGGATCCCGGGTAAAATAAGCGTTCGGGAGGGGAGGCAAGACGAATGGTTGGTGGTAGTCTTCCGGCAGTTCGACTGTTTCACTCCGTAAGCCGGCGTAGACGGTTGTGGCTAACTCCGCAGCTGGTAATGTTTGTAGATAAGCAGCAGTTGCTTGAATTTGAACGGGATCGAGTGCAAATTGAGCCAGATAATCTTGGATAAAGCCAGTTTTTACGGCCTCATTGCGAAGGATTTCCTTTAGTAAGCGTTCGATGTAGACGGGCTTAACGTGATGTTGTTTTAATAGCGCGGTGAACTGATCGTGTTCCTGCTGCGCAATTTTTAAAAAGGGCACGTCGTCGAAAAGTAAGTCTTTCATGGTATCCGGTGTAATGTTTTCTAACTCCGGTCCGGGACGATGAACCAGCACCTCTCGTAGGGTGCCAATTTCTGAGTTAACCTGTAAGTGGTTGGGCATGGGAATCCTCCTAGGTAATTGGTGACACAAATCATTTTTAGCATACTGCGTTTAACCACGAGAACCTAGGTTTAATGTGAGGTTAGATTACATCAAAAAAAGCAGATTACTAATTGTAATCTGCTTTTTGCATTAATACCACTATTCCTTTGTTTGAAAATGCCGATAAGCCGTTTCTACGACGGTTCGAAAATCATAAACCTCCGCATCTCCCTGGTAAATTGGTTCGGATTGATAGGGGGACTGGGCTTGGTATTCGGACTGAATTTCTAAAAAATCATCGTAGAGATCCATATCAATATCTTTGTATTGTTTGGTAACCTTGTGACCGTCCTCTAAGACATTAACTAGCTGAGTCACGGTTGGACGGTGTAACCAATATTCAGCCAAATGAATGGAGGTATTGGTTTCAAAGTTCGTCCCAATCATGAGAATTTTGGCAGGCACCTGTTTAGAAAAGAGGGTTCCTAGTGGTGAATCTGGACCTAAGCCATAGTCAAAACCGTGGTGAGCCAACTCTGCCTGTCGTGCACCGTAAATGGCGAACGAATAAAGCGGGTGATTAGTACGCACCACCCCCGGATACTTGCGAAAGGTCTCGGGGATAATGCCAAGCCCTTTAGAAACCGGAGTCGTGAGCGGATTGTACGGAATTTGATTGTCCCGAATAAATTGCCAATCAGCTGGATCAGCTGGGGGATATTCCCAGGTTCCCGGGTCGCTAAGCTCCACGGATTGGGTCGGTAGCATTAGCGTGCCCGTTGAACCCACAGTCTCCAGCAACGATTGAATGACCGCTTCCGGACCTCCAATTACAAAGCCCAGTGACTTGAGTGAGGAATGGACGATGACCGTGTCTCCCGTTTGGATCCCTAGGCGTTGCCATAGTTGAACGAGCGATGACTTGGTGACAATTGGGCGACCGTTGATTTCGGATTTAATTGTCTCTGGCATGATAGCTCCCATCTGCTGTAATGGTTAAGCAATGGTAAGTGACTTAGTGGGACTGTTCTTCTTTCTTGCGAAAGGAAACCAAAATAGCCCAAAAGTAATTGAGAATAATCACCACGATGTTTTGGACCACGTTGACTAGGTTTTTTCCTAGGCTGGAATCAAACTTCAGAACGCTAACTCCAAACATTAAGATTCCCGCTCCGATGATGAAGGTTAAAAAACGGCCGGCAAAAAAGGTGGCCATTTGGTACCAAAACTCTTTAGTGGAGTGATGTTGGTTGTGAAAAACAAAGTATTTATTGGTATAAAACGCAAATAACACGGTAATGACCCACGCCACGGAGTAGTTAATGACGTAGTTTAAACTAGTGTATTTATCCAAAAGATAAAAGCTTACCAGGTTTACGACCGTGGCCGCTACCCCCCAGAATAAATAGGGGATAACATCCTTGTGATTCCGGTAAAGCTGCATTACTTTTTCAATCATTCTTGCTCCTCGATAATGTATTGCGGCCGGTGTTTAGCTTCTAAGTAGATTTTGCCGATGTATTTGCCGACGATTCCTAAACAAAAGAGTTGGATTCCACCCATTAACAGGATGATGGAAACGAGAGACGGCCAGCCGGCGACCGCATCTCCGAAGAAGAGGGCCCGCACGACGACAATCAGGATGCCAATCATAGCTAAGAAGCAGGAAAAGCCACCAACAAAGGTTGCAATCCGTAACGGGGCATCCGAAAAGTCCACGATGCCTTCAATGGAGTATTCGAATAGTTGGAACATGGACCAGTGCGTTTCACCAGCGGCCCGTTCCCGACCTTGATACTTAATGTACTTGGTCTGGAACCCGACCCAACTAAAGATTCCTTTTGAAAACCGGTTATATTCGGTTAGCTCGTTCACGGCTTGAACGTAGCGTCGGGTCATTAAACGATAGTCCCGGACGTTGGGTTTGATTTTAACGTCAGATAAACTGTCGATGACTTTGTAAAAACTAGCGGATAAAAAGGCCCGGATGGGGTTTTGTTTCCGACTGGTCTGGATACAACCCACACAGTCGTACGGTTCAGTATTAATGATGTGCAACATCTCTGGTAACAATTCCGGCGGATCCTGTAAGTCGACATCCATTAGGGCGACGTAATCACCCTTGGCGTTTCTTAAGCCGGCCGCCATTGCCGCTTCCTTTCCAAAGTTACGGGAAAAGGAGATGAAGTGGACGGTATCAGGGTGAGCTTTGTGCAGTTCGCGAATGATTTTGATGGTATCATCACTCGAACCATCATTAATGAAGAGATAGTCCGGTTGATATTGCTTGGTTTCGGCGTTCATTTGGTGAAAAACTTTTTCCACCGTTTCAAAAAATAGTTGAATTGATGCTTGTTCGTTATAACAAGGGACAATCAAACTGATTGTTTCCAAATTAGTTCCTCCTTGATACTCTTCAAACGATGATTGAAAAGGATAAAATACTTATTTCATTCTAGCATTAATTAAGTTAATGCGGAATGTGAATTTCTGCTACAATGGTACTTAATTGTTTAATTAATTTTTAACTAATTAACCATAAGGGAGGACCCTCAATGGCAACCCGGAAACAACGTCTCATTCAGTTTTTAAAGATTCTTTTGAAACGCTATACGCTTGGAAACGTGTCTGATTCGGCCGTTGTCTTTGCTTACTACGTTTTGTTCTCACTGTTCCCGATTTTAATCATTGTTGGGGGAATTATTCGGCTGACGAACTCGAACGTTAATCACGTCCTAGCGTTGATTCAGTCTGCAGTTCCAGACTCGATTTATCAGGGAATCGCCCCGATTGCAAAATCGATCTTTACCGGCGACGGAGGGAGTATTCTGTCAATTGGGATTATCATTGTGATCTGGTCGGCTAGTAGTTCAATGGCGGCCTTTCAACGGACCATTAACCGGATTTATGGGGTAACGGAACAAAGTACACTGATGAATCGGTTGACTTCCTTTATCTGGATGTTGTTACTGGTCGTCCTATTATTTGTGTTGATTGTGTTAATGGGATTTGGACGCGTACTCTTGAACTTTGCTCACCATGATTTGCACGTACCCATGAGTATCATTAATCTGCTGAACGCCGCACGGCTTCCAGTAACTTTAGGGATTTCAATCGTTATTTTAACCTTGTTGTACTACTTCGTTCCTAGTGTGGAAACAAAGCTCAAGTATACGGTGTGGGGTGCCATTGTGGCCTTAATCGGCCTGTTGGCGTTGACCCAAGTCTTTTCGTTAATCATTAGTTCCTTTTTCCATAACATTTCGGCCTACAAAACTTTAGGAACCGTGATGGTCTTGATGCTATGGCTTAACTTTACTGGCACAATTCTTTTGTTTGGAGCGGTGGTCAATGCGAGTCTGCAGGAGTACTTTGGTGGATCGTTGCCAGAATCAATGGCCCAAACATCCTTAAAAGCGCTCTATGAAAAAAGCCCGCACCGAAACCGGCAGGGCAAATGAAAAAGGAGTTAACCTTGTTGATGGGCATTATCCACGAGCGTTTGGGAAAACTGATCCAACGTTTCGATGTCAGCTTCGTCAGGATCAAGGTTAATTTTGACGTTGGGAGCGCCTTGCTTAGCCCCCGTATTTTTGAGGGCATCTGCAAACTTATCAACAGCGACGTTGTAAAATTCTTGATAGAAAACATCCCCAGAACCAGCAACGCCAAACGTTTTCCCGCTAAGATCAAGATCAGCAAGATCATCGAAGAAATCTAGCCCTTCTTCGGGGAGATTTCCTTCATCATAAGTATAGGGACAGATAACCACGATGTCTGCATCTTGCAGTTCCGCGGCATCCGTTTGTGAAATTTCGGTTTCTTGCACCACGATACCTAGGTCTTCTAAGCCCTCGGTCACAATGTCTGCAATGTCTTCGTTGTTCCCGGTGATGGTTGCAAAAACCACGTGTGCTTTAGTCATTGAGGCACTTCCTTCGATTTTTCTTTTTAGTATAGCAGAACCGTTCGTGATTGTGAATTTTAGAAAGGACGCGATCTGATGGCCGAACAAAGCCAGTTACACAAAGTGACCAAGGTGGAAGC
This genomic stretch from Fructilactobacillus carniphilus harbors:
- a CDS encoding YihY/virulence factor BrkB family protein — its product is MATRKQRLIQFLKILLKRYTLGNVSDSAVVFAYYVLFSLFPILIIVGGIIRLTNSNVNHVLALIQSAVPDSIYQGIAPIAKSIFTGDGGSILSIGIIIVIWSASSSMAAFQRTINRIYGVTEQSTLMNRLTSFIWMLLLVVLLFVLIVLMGFGRVLLNFAHHDLHVPMSIINLLNAARLPVTLGISIVILTLLYYFVPSVETKLKYTVWGAIVALIGLLALTQVFSLIISSFFHNISAYKTLGTVMVLMLWLNFTGTILLFGAVVNASLQEYFGGSLPESMAQTSLKALYEKSPHRNRQGK
- a CDS encoding glycosyltransferase family 2 protein, whose translation is METISLIVPCYNEQASIQLFFETVEKVFHQMNAETKQYQPDYLFINDGSSDDTIKIIRELHKAHPDTVHFISFSRNFGKEAAMAAGLRNAKGDYVALMDVDLQDPPELLPEMLHIINTEPYDCVGCIQTSRKQNPIRAFLSASFYKVIDSLSDVKIKPNVRDYRLMTRRYVQAVNELTEYNRFSKGIFSWVGFQTKYIKYQGRERAAGETHWSMFQLFEYSIEGIVDFSDAPLRIATFVGGFSCFLAMIGILIVVVRALFFGDAVAGWPSLVSIILLMGGIQLFCLGIVGKYIGKIYLEAKHRPQYIIEEQE
- a CDS encoding aminoglycoside N(3)-acetyltransferase: MPETIKSEINGRPIVTKSSLVQLWQRLGIQTGDTVIVHSSLKSLGFVIGGPEAVIQSLLETVGSTGTLMLPTQSVELSDPGTWEYPPADPADWQFIRDNQIPYNPLTTPVSKGLGIIPETFRKYPGVVRTNHPLYSFAIYGARQAELAHHGFDYGLGPDSPLGTLFSKQVPAKILMIGTNFETNTSIHLAEYWLHRPTVTQLVNVLEDGHKVTKQYKDIDMDLYDDFLEIQSEYQAQSPYQSEPIYQGDAEVYDFRTVVETAYRHFQTKE
- a CDS encoding flavodoxin, giving the protein MTKAHVVFATITGNNEDIADIVTEGLEDLGIVVQETEISQTDAAELQDADIVVICPYTYDEGNLPEEGLDFFDDLADLDLSGKTFGVAGSGDVFYQEFYNVAVDKFADALKNTGAKQGAPNVKINLDPDEADIETLDQFSQTLVDNAHQQG
- a CDS encoding arginine deiminase, with translation MPNHLQVNSEIGTLREVLVHRPGPELENITPDTMKDLLFDDVPFLKIAQQEHDQFTALLKQHHVKPVYIERLLKEILRNEAVKTGFIQDYLAQFALDPVQIQATAAYLQTLPAAELATTVYAGLRSETVELPEDYHQPFVLPPLPNAYFTRDPQATLGNGFTINPMTFAARKPESFIFSWIVDHHPRFHDTPTWLQPTLPTHLEGGDELVLNQHTLALGISERTTSEAALTLAEHLFNDPASTFETVIAIHIPHNHAMMHLDTVFTMVNRDQFTIFPGIMDQDYQLNIEILRPNGKEGVKIKQAHHLQPVLKEALGLSEIDLIETGGGDAIIAPREQWNDGSNNLAIAPGEVITYDRNYRSIQLMRSHGLTVHEIPSSELARGRGGARCMSQPLWRDEL
- a CDS encoding GtrA family protein, with amino-acid sequence MIEKVMQLYRNHKDVIPYLFWGVAATVVNLVSFYLLDKYTSLNYVINYSVAWVITVLFAFYTNKYFVFHNQHHSTKEFWYQMATFFAGRFLTFIIGAGILMFGVSVLKFDSSLGKNLVNVVQNIVVIILNYFWAILVSFRKKEEQSH